One part of the Desulfonema ishimotonii genome encodes these proteins:
- a CDS encoding MotA/TolQ/ExbB proton channel family protein, with translation MGFPDYLADTLEYLNQGGCVLYPLIAVSVWMWYLIIRKLVLLSYWGRQRPGKKKTGQTTEARAVLAEFRENRTADPEWDRRLLQSLVRRRQNELEKHIQTIFVLAAVAPLLGLLGTVTGMISTFEAISRFGTANARALASGISEALITTQAGLIVAVPGLFMGHYIRRRADNIRMRMDRFFLNAGNRL, from the coding sequence ATGGGGTTTCCCGACTATCTGGCCGACACCCTGGAATACCTGAACCAGGGGGGCTGTGTGCTCTATCCCCTGATCGCTGTCTCCGTGTGGATGTGGTATCTCATCATCAGGAAACTGGTGCTGCTCTCCTACTGGGGGAGGCAGCGTCCGGGAAAAAAGAAAACCGGGCAGACCACAGAGGCCCGGGCGGTGCTGGCGGAGTTCCGGGAAAACCGGACCGCCGACCCCGAATGGGACCGGCGTCTGCTTCAGTCCCTGGTCCGGCGGCGGCAGAACGAGCTGGAAAAACACATTCAGACCATCTTTGTGCTGGCGGCAGTGGCCCCGCTGCTGGGGCTGCTGGGGACCGTCACCGGCATGATCTCCACCTTCGAGGCCATTTCCCGGTTCGGCACGGCCAACGCCCGCGCCCTGGCCTCCGGCATCTCCGAGGCCCTCATCACCACACAGGCCGGGCTGATCGTGGCGGTTCCGGGGCTTTTCATGGGGCATTACATCCGAAGACGTGCGGACAATATCCGAATGCGGATGGACCGCTTTTTTCTGAATGCGGGCAACCGGCTGTAA
- the tmcC gene encoding TmcC family electron transfer complex membrane anchor subunit gives MHTLYNFVSGPLAWLAFIIFFGGSIYKIVSMMKLAKKKDTAVYEYWDGYYALRSILRWITPFATVNWRKNPVMTVVTFAFHICLVIAPIFLCAHVLLVKEAFDISWWYLPDGVTDIMALIVIFSCGYFLYRRKTKAEVKFLTSSSDYWLLLMVVAPFATGFWAYHQLFGYNLMFILHMLSGEIMLAAIPFTRLSHMLYAIFTRGYIGSEFGAVRHARDW, from the coding sequence ATGCATACTCTGTACAATTTCGTCAGCGGTCCACTGGCGTGGCTCGCCTTTATTATATTTTTCGGTGGAAGTATTTATAAAATCGTTTCGATGATGAAACTGGCCAAAAAAAAGGATACTGCCGTATACGAGTACTGGGACGGCTATTACGCGCTTCGCTCGATTCTGCGCTGGATTACCCCCTTTGCAACGGTGAACTGGCGGAAAAATCCGGTGATGACGGTTGTCACCTTTGCCTTTCACATCTGTCTCGTCATCGCCCCGATCTTTTTGTGTGCCCATGTTTTGCTGGTGAAAGAGGCCTTTGACATCAGCTGGTGGTATCTGCCGGACGGCGTGACCGACATCATGGCGCTGATCGTTATCTTCTCCTGTGGCTACTTTCTGTATCGCCGGAAGACAAAGGCCGAGGTAAAGTTTCTCACCTCATCTTCTGATTACTGGCTGCTACTGATGGTCGTGGCCCCCTTTGCAACAGGCTTCTGGGCCTATCACCAGTTGTTCGGGTACAACCTGATGTTTATCCTCCACATGCTGTCCGGCGAAATCATGCTGGCCGCCATTCCGTTCACCCGGCTGAGTCACATGCTTTATGCGATCTTCACAAGAGGGTATATCGGCTCCGAATTCGGTGCTGTCAGACACGCCAGAGACTGGTAG
- a CDS encoding DUF3450 domain-containing protein, producing MKIQIILCCCVALACGPGRAHAGTPPAALQKQVEQNIGMARKSQEKADAWGEKRADMLSRIREQKNTQRWLSHQIRKYTVYMEKQEAVMAELARRKAESEKIRMNLEPFLDELSARLAAFIQEDLPFLPEERAERLRALNAVLDNYHMSLADKARRVFEALQVEASYGTNVEQTEGVIRVNGNTIQVSLFRLGRVALFYQTPDGHQSGWFNRESGQWEPLPGRYGQEIARAMEIAEKKRTPVLLNLPVGSAQ from the coding sequence ATGAAGATCCAGATTATTTTATGCTGCTGTGTGGCCCTGGCGTGCGGCCCGGGACGCGCCCATGCCGGGACGCCGCCGGCCGCGCTTCAGAAACAGGTGGAACAGAATATCGGGATGGCCCGGAAGTCCCAGGAAAAAGCCGACGCCTGGGGAGAAAAGCGGGCCGATATGCTCAGCCGGATTCGGGAGCAGAAGAATACGCAGCGGTGGCTGTCCCATCAGATCAGAAAATATACCGTCTACATGGAAAAACAGGAGGCGGTCATGGCCGAACTGGCGCGCCGGAAGGCCGAATCCGAAAAGATCAGGATGAACCTGGAACCCTTTCTGGACGAGCTGTCGGCCCGGCTGGCGGCCTTCATACAGGAAGACCTTCCCTTCCTGCCGGAGGAGCGGGCCGAACGGCTCCGTGCCCTGAACGCGGTTCTGGACAATTACCACATGAGCCTCGCCGACAAGGCCCGGCGGGTGTTCGAAGCCCTTCAGGTGGAAGCCAGTTACGGGACCAATGTGGAACAGACCGAGGGGGTGATCCGCGTAAACGGCAACACCATTCAGGTCAGCCTGTTCCGGCTGGGCCGGGTGGCCCTTTTCTATCAGACGCCCGATGGTCATCAGAGCGGCTGGTTCAACCGGGAATCCGGTCAATGGGAGCCCCTTCCGGGGCGATACGGCCAGGAGATTGCGCGGGCTATGGAAATTGCGGAGAAAAAACGGACGCCGGTGCTGCTGAATCTGCCGGTGGGGAGTGCCCAATGA
- the tmcA gene encoding acidic tetraheme cytochrome c3 TmcA: MNKKMLVISVAAAFIVSAFAAMSVYSQEDVESVRDSAFGVRMRDKVAFMHDEHNEKAGIDDCTECHHVYDEEGVKLEDESSEDRECSECHMAGGKDKMDLMRAYHLNCKGCHEEQKAGPVMCAECHEKG, encoded by the coding sequence ATGAATAAGAAGATGCTGGTGATTTCTGTTGCAGCCGCGTTTATTGTCTCTGCATTTGCCGCCATGTCCGTCTATTCCCAGGAAGATGTCGAGTCGGTGAGAGACAGTGCCTTCGGCGTAAGAATGCGGGACAAAGTGGCCTTTATGCACGATGAACACAATGAAAAGGCCGGAATTGATGACTGCACCGAGTGCCATCATGTGTACGATGAAGAGGGCGTGAAGCTCGAAGACGAATCTTCCGAAGACAGAGAATGCTCGGAATGCCATATGGCCGGCGGAAAAGACAAGATGGACCTGATGCGGGCCTATCATCTCAACTGCAAGGGATGCCATGAGGAACAGAAGGCCGGTCCTGTCATGTGCGCTGAGTGCCATGAAAAGGGATAG
- the tmcB gene encoding electron transfer complex ferredoxin TmcB, which produces MGEPLLKTETRDIGLDTGMAKLTPEKIEKVINEVLENETGAKLKVYVDTCVHCGLCSEGCHYYMSNDKNPIYSPAGKVKQTIWEILDKKGKVSPEFIRRAAEIAYTECNLCKRCAMYCPFGIDVAYLMLVVRRICHKLGVIPQYIQDTAHSHAATMNQMWVKEEEWIDTLFWQEEEAAEEIENLRIPLDKEGAEIMYSVIGPEPKFRAQLIYEVAVIMNAAGLDWTMPSMPGWDNSDMAMYTGDNELMGRLKKEHFEAAERLKVKKIVMGECGHAFRSVYDMGNRQLGWKMPPVRMVHALEFYYELFKAGKIKIPEKYSKGVTLHDPCNVIRGRGLHEMSRYTVNKICSNFIEMTPNREHNYCCCAGGGVINCGPPFRNKRVVSDRVKAEQLMAAKEKGAEVVIAPCHNCHGGLEDIIDHYKLDMELKFLCDIIYEVMEKPE; this is translated from the coding sequence ATGGGTGAACCTTTACTCAAAACGGAAACCAGGGACATCGGGCTGGACACGGGTATGGCCAAGCTGACGCCCGAAAAGATCGAAAAGGTCATTAACGAGGTGCTGGAGAATGAGACCGGTGCCAAGCTCAAGGTTTATGTGGATACCTGCGTTCACTGCGGGCTGTGCAGCGAAGGCTGCCATTACTACATGTCCAACGATAAGAACCCGATCTACTCTCCGGCAGGCAAGGTCAAGCAGACCATCTGGGAGATTCTGGACAAAAAGGGGAAGGTCAGCCCGGAGTTTATCCGCCGGGCCGCTGAGATCGCCTACACCGAGTGTAACCTGTGTAAGCGCTGTGCCATGTACTGTCCCTTCGGCATTGACGTCGCCTACCTGATGCTGGTCGTGCGGCGGATCTGTCATAAGCTGGGCGTCATCCCGCAGTATATCCAGGATACGGCCCACAGCCACGCCGCCACCATGAACCAGATGTGGGTCAAGGAGGAAGAGTGGATTGATACCCTGTTCTGGCAGGAGGAAGAGGCGGCGGAAGAGATCGAGAACCTGCGGATTCCCCTGGACAAGGAAGGGGCGGAGATCATGTACTCGGTCATCGGGCCGGAGCCGAAATTCCGTGCCCAGCTGATCTACGAGGTGGCGGTCATCATGAACGCCGCAGGTCTGGACTGGACAATGCCGTCCATGCCGGGATGGGACAACAGCGACATGGCCATGTACACCGGCGATAATGAGCTGATGGGGCGGCTGAAGAAGGAACACTTCGAGGCGGCCGAGCGCCTCAAGGTGAAAAAGATCGTCATGGGCGAGTGCGGCCACGCCTTCCGCTCTGTGTACGACATGGGCAACCGGCAGCTGGGCTGGAAAATGCCCCCGGTCCGCATGGTCCATGCCCTTGAGTTCTATTATGAGCTGTTCAAGGCCGGCAAGATCAAGATTCCTGAGAAGTATTCCAAGGGGGTGACCCTTCACGATCCCTGCAACGTCATCCGGGGCAGAGGACTCCATGAGATGTCCCGCTATACGGTCAACAAAATCTGCTCGAATTTCATCGAAATGACGCCCAACCGGGAGCACAACTACTGCTGCTGTGCCGGCGGCGGTGTCATCAACTGTGGCCCTCCCTTCAGAAATAAGCGGGTGGTCAGTGACCGGGTCAAGGCCGAGCAGCTGATGGCGGCCAAGGAAAAGGGGGCCGAGGTCGTTATCGCCCCGTGTCATAACTGCCACGGCGGACTTGAGGACATTATCGATCACTATAAGCTGGACATGGAACTCAAATTCCTCTGCGACATCATCTATGAAGTGATGGAAAAGCCTGAATAA
- the tmcD gene encoding electron transfer complex subunit TmcD: protein MHDSSSWDWISGKKQIADITQWKGKFGYVEEPYVSPDGEKIAAIIKTEDMEFSVCENGTAWESGFDKAWTLRYTPDNRLTALVSDTAEWTVAVNGETWESRFDFVWNPYFSRDGKNIALNAKADDQYVGVINDVPWEQGYPYMANFTASPNGLSSAAVVQTVTFNEGDIITFQKGCYTVAVDGKPWDRNFVNVWDPVFGPDNKTVATQVRTTLYDYTIVVNGELWNQMYSMVWKPGFSPVDGSVTAPVKLKTGWTLAKDGQDIWNGKFVQLWHHSYSADGRNIGAIVAPKFGQWTVAVNGTPWKSMFGDMVSDLVFSPDGTRVACLGKSNDMWTVAVDDTVWDGQYDTIWKPVFSPDGRNVAVKVKKDGRYTVVINGKPIKSTYAALWNPVFSPDGEKMLIRGVEISAGQEKYVREVLPLNQLIG from the coding sequence ATGCATGATTCAAGTAGCTGGGACTGGATTAGCGGCAAAAAACAGATAGCGGATATTACCCAGTGGAAGGGTAAGTTCGGATATGTCGAAGAGCCGTATGTCAGTCCTGACGGAGAGAAAATCGCTGCCATCATCAAGACAGAGGATATGGAGTTCAGCGTTTGTGAGAACGGAACGGCGTGGGAAAGTGGTTTTGACAAGGCGTGGACTCTCCGGTATACGCCTGACAATCGCCTCACTGCCCTGGTGTCGGATACGGCAGAGTGGACGGTTGCCGTTAACGGAGAGACCTGGGAAAGCAGATTTGATTTCGTATGGAATCCTTATTTCAGCCGGGATGGCAAAAATATCGCACTGAACGCCAAGGCGGATGATCAGTATGTCGGCGTGATCAATGACGTCCCCTGGGAACAGGGGTATCCGTACATGGCCAACTTCACGGCCAGCCCCAACGGACTCAGCTCTGCTGCCGTTGTTCAGACGGTGACCTTCAACGAGGGGGATATCATCACCTTTCAGAAGGGGTGTTATACGGTCGCTGTGGACGGAAAGCCCTGGGATAGAAACTTTGTCAACGTCTGGGATCCGGTCTTCGGCCCGGACAATAAGACTGTGGCCACCCAGGTCCGCACAACGCTGTATGATTACACCATTGTGGTCAACGGCGAATTGTGGAATCAGATGTACTCCATGGTCTGGAAACCCGGTTTTTCCCCTGTGGACGGTTCAGTGACCGCGCCCGTTAAGCTCAAAACCGGATGGACTCTGGCAAAGGACGGGCAGGATATCTGGAACGGAAAATTTGTTCAGCTCTGGCACCATTCCTACAGTGCCGACGGCAGAAATATCGGCGCCATCGTGGCCCCGAAATTCGGACAGTGGACTGTGGCGGTGAACGGTACGCCCTGGAAATCCATGTTCGGCGATATGGTGTCTGACCTGGTCTTCAGCCCGGACGGCACACGGGTCGCCTGCCTGGGCAAGAGCAACGACATGTGGACCGTTGCCGTGGATGACACGGTCTGGGACGGGCAGTATGACACCATCTGGAAGCCGGTCTTCAGCCCCGATGGCCGGAATGTTGCGGTCAAGGTCAAGAAAGACGGGCGGTATACGGTTGTTATTAACGGAAAGCCGATCAAGAGTACCTATGCGGCGTTGTGGAACCCGGTCTTCAGCCCGGACGGCGAAAAGATGCTGATCAGAGGCGTTGAAATCAGTGCCGGTCAGGAAAAATATGTCCGTGAAGTCCTGCCACTGAACCAGCTTATTGGATAA
- a CDS encoding FadR/GntR family transcriptional regulator encodes MVFKAKKLKPTRIFQCVVDQIQTAILDGTLRPGDVLPPEMKLKEMFDTSRGTIREALRVLEQKGLVNIRTGVGGGAIVKAPDTDKVSESLSLFVQTRSVSHHRLAEFREGVEGIVTALAADRATEKDIRRLRKILSQARTLLEKDSTDWKNFTRLDVQLHIAVAEIADNPVFVAALKMVHDNIMGSCERFSISFSAESLGENYRDLCNIVDAISEGDASRAKRLAREHVRKFTQIMKAASQGR; translated from the coding sequence ATGGTATTTAAAGCCAAAAAACTGAAGCCCACCCGGATCTTTCAATGCGTGGTGGATCAGATACAGACGGCCATTCTGGACGGCACGCTCAGGCCGGGGGATGTGCTGCCTCCTGAAATGAAACTGAAAGAGATGTTCGATACCAGCCGGGGAACCATCCGGGAGGCCCTCCGGGTTCTGGAACAGAAAGGGCTGGTCAATATCAGGACCGGTGTGGGGGGCGGTGCCATTGTCAAGGCCCCGGACACCGACAAGGTTTCTGAAAGCCTCAGCCTCTTTGTGCAGACCCGGAGCGTTTCCCACCACCGGCTGGCCGAATTCCGCGAAGGCGTGGAGGGGATTGTCACCGCCCTCGCGGCAGATCGGGCGACAGAAAAAGACATCCGGCGCCTGCGAAAGATTCTGTCCCAGGCCCGGACGCTGCTGGAAAAGGACAGCACGGACTGGAAAAATTTCACCCGGCTCGACGTGCAGCTTCACATTGCCGTGGCAGAGATCGCTGACAACCCCGTATTCGTGGCCGCGCTCAAGATGGTGCATGACAATATCATGGGCTCCTGCGAGCGGTTTTCCATCTCATTCTCGGCAGAGAGCCTTGGGGAAAACTACCGGGATCTCTGCAATATCGTAGACGCCATTTCAGAGGGCGATGCCAGCCGGGCCAAGCGCCTGGCACGGGAACACGTCCGAAAATTCACCCAAATCATGAAAGCGGCCAGCCAGGGCAGATAA
- a CDS encoding response regulator, translating to MARILIIDDEPQIRNMLKQMVERAGYDAEIAENGRDGLKLNAENPADLIITDIFMPEKEGIETIMALRKDHPDTKIIAISGGGCKGQVNYLKVAKSLGAMRTLNKPIERHRLLETIQELLA from the coding sequence ATGGCACGAATTCTGATCATAGACGATGAACCCCAGATCCGAAATATGTTAAAACAGATGGTGGAGCGTGCGGGGTATGATGCTGAAATTGCCGAAAATGGCAGGGATGGCCTGAAGCTCAACGCCGAAAACCCCGCAGACCTGATCATCACCGACATTTTTATGCCGGAGAAGGAGGGCATTGAAACCATTATGGCACTGCGAAAGGATCATCCCGACACCAAAATTATCGCCATATCCGGCGGCGGCTGCAAGGGTCAGGTGAACTACCTGAAAGTTGCCAAAAGCCTCGGCGCCATGCGAACCCTCAACAAGCCCATCGAACGGCACAGGCTGCTGGAAACCATACAGGAACTGCTGGCCTGA
- a CDS encoding ExbD/TolR family protein, with translation MNRVRISRQRRSKGAEINMAPLLDMVFILLIFFIVTTSFVKESGVEIQRPTAKSAMPREKVHLMVEVTQTGDLFIEGKSIDIRSLRARMKRFIVETPGGSVVIVADRQSSTGTVIRVLDESRLAGVENISVSARKPE, from the coding sequence GTGAACCGAGTGAGAATCAGTCGTCAGCGGCGCTCAAAGGGCGCGGAAATCAACATGGCCCCGCTGCTCGACATGGTGTTTATACTGCTGATCTTTTTTATTGTCACCACCAGCTTTGTCAAGGAGAGCGGAGTGGAGATCCAGCGTCCGACCGCCAAGAGCGCCATGCCCAGAGAAAAAGTTCACCTGATGGTGGAAGTTACCCAGACGGGTGACCTGTTTATTGAGGGAAAATCGATTGATATCCGTTCGCTTCGGGCGCGCATGAAGCGGTTTATCGTGGAGACGCCGGGCGGGTCGGTGGTCATCGTGGCCGACCGGCAGAGCAGTACCGGAACCGTCATCCGGGTGCTGGACGAGAGCCGGCTGGCCGGTGTTGAAAATATCAGCGTATCCGCAAGGAAACCGGAATGA
- a CDS encoding DUF3450 family protein, with the protein MMRRIVTVLTLLGMAVSPAAGDDWSQAVAQVQSEIRQTRSDAAATDSIIAGERSRLTGELSALNADVAKQEETLSHLKEKFDALLKSEETLRGEIAAGEGEARALAEILRTAGKDAETMLSGSPVTPEHPARQALLGPLLEPDRFPGMADIRNLAEVLFSETEAGGQVLRRTGPFVDDQGNETEGEILRVGKFTTFYRHGDAVGYLRFDPASHKLVEIPGDPPWSVRRAIRKYFSGEADHLPVDLSGGVIVEQVNRNDNIGEWLRAGGLLVWPIIVIGLIAVLLSLERLWSLGRIPTQTDNFMDRLRKLVSEGDLTTGRELCEKKSRIPTCNVLRAGLEFADSAKEVMENALEEAILVEMPRLERFLSTLSVLAAVAPLLGLLGTVTGMIHTFQGITVFGTSDPRMMSGGISEALVTTQLGLAVAIPITIIHHFFDRRVEKIIGDMEEKGTALVTVLIRRADGV; encoded by the coding sequence ATGATGAGACGAATTGTTACAGTGCTGACCCTGCTCGGTATGGCGGTCTCACCGGCGGCCGGCGACGACTGGTCCCAGGCCGTGGCCCAGGTCCAATCGGAAATCCGGCAGACCCGGTCCGATGCAGCCGCCACAGACAGCATTATTGCCGGGGAGCGGTCCCGGCTGACGGGCGAGCTGTCAGCCCTCAATGCGGATGTGGCGAAACAGGAAGAGACCCTCAGCCACCTGAAGGAGAAGTTCGACGCGCTGCTGAAGTCCGAGGAAACGCTTCGGGGGGAAATCGCCGCCGGCGAGGGGGAAGCCCGGGCCCTGGCGGAAATTCTGAGAACAGCCGGGAAAGACGCCGAGACCATGCTGTCGGGCAGCCCTGTCACACCGGAACACCCCGCCCGTCAGGCCCTGCTCGGACCGCTGCTGGAACCGGACCGCTTTCCGGGCATGGCGGACATTCGGAATCTCGCGGAAGTGTTGTTCAGCGAGACAGAGGCCGGTGGGCAGGTGCTGCGGCGGACCGGTCCCTTTGTGGACGATCAGGGCAACGAAACCGAAGGCGAGATCCTCAGAGTCGGGAAATTCACCACATTTTACCGGCACGGCGATGCCGTCGGCTATCTCCGGTTTGACCCGGCCTCACATAAACTGGTGGAAATTCCGGGCGATCCGCCCTGGTCGGTGCGGCGGGCCATCCGGAAATATTTTTCAGGCGAGGCGGATCATCTGCCCGTTGATCTGTCCGGCGGCGTGATCGTGGAACAGGTCAACCGAAACGACAATATCGGGGAATGGCTGCGGGCCGGCGGACTTCTGGTCTGGCCCATCATCGTCATCGGCCTGATTGCCGTGCTGCTCTCCCTGGAAAGACTCTGGTCCCTGGGCCGCATTCCCACTCAGACCGACAACTTCATGGACCGGCTGCGCAAGCTGGTCTCCGAAGGCGACCTGACGACAGGCCGCGAACTCTGCGAGAAAAAAAGCCGGATTCCCACCTGCAACGTTCTCAGGGCCGGACTGGAATTTGCCGACAGCGCCAAAGAGGTGATGGAAAACGCCCTGGAAGAGGCGATTCTGGTTGAAATGCCCCGGCTGGAGCGCTTTCTCTCCACCCTCAGCGTACTGGCGGCAGTGGCCCCGCTGCTGGGGCTGCTGGGAACCGTCACCGGCATGATCCACACCTTTCAGGGCATTACCGTCTTCGGCACCAGCGACCCCCGGATGATGTCCGGCGGCATTTCGGAGGCCCTGGTAACCACCCAGCTCGGCCTGGCCGTTGCCATCCCCATCACCATAATTCACCACTTTTTCGACCGGCGCGTGGAAAAAATCATCGGGGATATGGAGGAAAAGGGGACTGCGCTGGTCACGGTGCTGATCAGAAGAGCGGACGGTGTGTAA
- a CDS encoding energy transducer TonB: MEAPPSPLESIPSEFGVGDVDQVPEIVKKVEPMYPYRARRRNIHGEVVVRFLVSAAGHVERPSIVEARPGGVFEKSVLQAVRRWRFKPGYFKGKPVPTWVVLPIRFNLNG, from the coding sequence GTGGAAGCCCCGCCCTCGCCCCTGGAGTCGATTCCGTCGGAATTCGGCGTCGGGGATGTGGATCAGGTGCCGGAAATCGTTAAAAAGGTGGAACCGATGTACCCCTACCGGGCCAGACGGCGCAATATCCACGGCGAAGTCGTGGTCAGATTTCTGGTCAGCGCCGCCGGGCATGTGGAGCGGCCCAGCATTGTCGAGGCCCGGCCCGGGGGCGTTTTTGAGAAAAGCGTATTGCAGGCGGTCCGGCGGTGGCGTTTCAAGCCCGGCTATTTCAAAGGCAAACCGGTTCCCACATGGGTGGTGCTGCCCATACGGTTCAACCTGAACGGATGA
- a CDS encoding tetratricopeptide repeat protein, with protein MYRITRILLALLWLATPAPLYAGRPAEKQQMTRNEQQALYAAQEAMKKEDFGTARQVLQNHLRNHPNEAGPLFYYALGNAWYMGGKAKPAYDAYKKGFQIDPTSCALCLNLGRVAYELEKYQTAGGLFEKAHRLGKGQKNPDLLYQAGVAYYQGKSLKNAKRVLKRLVSGKRRPDKSCLQLLIQVHLDLKEWKSAEKIVRDFLKQEQENTEYWQLLAQIRMRREDYRGAASALEIIYSLRKPTSKELEELANLYFYLNVPLKAVRTLERAYGPAPKPAHCEKLARAAVQAQQPDRAIRYLNMAIGQTPASKYHLEKGRIYYEQGRWNEATTSLRICVRQNPKQAAAQILLGYCLMEKGAWAEARTVFLAAEKDQKYRKEARDALAMLKEISEAADQ; from the coding sequence ATGTACAGAATCACACGGATACTGCTGGCACTGCTCTGGCTGGCGACCCCTGCGCCCCTGTATGCGGGCAGGCCCGCTGAAAAACAGCAAATGACACGCAATGAACAGCAGGCCCTTTACGCCGCCCAGGAGGCCATGAAAAAGGAGGACTTCGGCACGGCGCGACAGGTGTTGCAAAACCACCTGCGCAATCATCCGAATGAGGCAGGCCCCCTGTTCTATTATGCCCTGGGCAATGCCTGGTATATGGGCGGAAAAGCGAAACCGGCCTACGATGCCTATAAAAAGGGATTTCAGATTGACCCGACCTCCTGCGCCCTCTGTCTCAACCTGGGCAGGGTGGCCTATGAGCTGGAAAAATACCAGACCGCCGGCGGGCTGTTTGAGAAAGCACACCGGCTGGGGAAGGGGCAGAAAAATCCCGACCTGCTGTATCAGGCCGGCGTGGCCTATTACCAGGGAAAATCGCTGAAAAACGCAAAGCGCGTTTTGAAGCGACTGGTGAGCGGGAAACGCCGGCCGGACAAATCCTGCCTGCAACTGCTGATCCAGGTTCATCTGGATCTGAAAGAGTGGAAAAGCGCTGAAAAAATCGTCCGGGATTTTCTGAAGCAGGAACAGGAGAATACGGAATACTGGCAGCTTCTGGCCCAGATTCGGATGCGGCGCGAGGATTACAGGGGCGCGGCCAGTGCCCTGGAGATTATTTACAGCCTCCGAAAGCCGACATCAAAAGAGCTGGAGGAACTGGCCAACCTCTATTTTTATCTGAACGTCCCCCTCAAAGCGGTCCGCACCCTGGAACGGGCCTATGGCCCGGCCCCGAAACCCGCACACTGTGAAAAGCTCGCCCGCGCGGCCGTTCAGGCCCAGCAGCCGGACAGGGCCATCCGCTATCTCAATATGGCCATCGGCCAGACCCCCGCCTCCAAGTATCATCTGGAAAAAGGCCGGATTTACTACGAGCAGGGCCGGTGGAATGAGGCCACCACAAGCCTGAGAATCTGTGTCCGCCAAAACCCGAAGCAGGCCGCAGCCCAGATTCTGCTGGGGTATTGCCTCATGGAAAAAGGGGCCTGGGCCGAGGCGCGCACGGTCTTTCTGGCGGCTGAAAAAGATCAGAAGTACCGGAAAGA